The following proteins come from a genomic window of Anaerobutyricum hallii:
- a CDS encoding polyribonucleotide nucleotidyltransferase, which translates to MVKQFSMELAGRTLTVEIGKVAAQANGAALMRYGDTVVLSTATASEKPREGIDFFPLSVEFEEKMYAVGKIPGGFNKREGKASEHAVLTSRVIDRPMRPLFPKDYRNDVTLNNLVMAVDPNCSPEVTAMLGASVATSISDIPFDGPIAGTRIGLIDGEFIVNPTADQQLVSDLALTVASTAEKVIMIEAGANEVPEDKMIEAIFKAHEVNKEVIKFIDRIVEECGKEKHEYEHVDTPEDLWDDMVSFITPEAMEEAVFTDVKQVREENIRQIKEKLEERYAEEHEDWLPLIDDAVYKFQKKTVRKMILKDHKRPDGRAINEIRPLAAEIDLLPRVHGSGMFTRGQTQIMTITTLAPLSEAQKIDGLDANVTSKRYMHHYNFPSYSVGETKPSRGPGRREIGHGALAERALVPVLPSEDEFPYAIRTVSETLESNGSTSQASICASTLSLMAAGVPIKKPVAGISTGLVTGDSDDDYIVLTDIQGLEDFFGDMDFKVAGTHDGITAIQMDIKIHGLTPDIIREAISRTKEAREHILTNVMEPVISTPRDHVGEYAPKIMQMHVDPDKISEIIGKQGKTINAIIDETGVKIDINDEGRVDICGVDQAMIDRAMEIIRLIVEPVEAGKIYEGEVVRIMNFGAFVQLAPNKDGLIHISKLSKERVEKVEDVVNIGDKVKVKVLEIDKMGRINLALREIIK; encoded by the coding sequence ATGGTAAAACAGTTTTCTATGGAACTGGCCGGAAGAACATTAACAGTTGAGATTGGAAAAGTGGCAGCGCAGGCGAATGGTGCTGCTCTTATGCGTTATGGTGATACAGTGGTTTTATCTACAGCAACAGCTTCAGAAAAGCCAAGAGAAGGAATTGACTTCTTCCCTCTGAGTGTGGAGTTTGAGGAGAAGATGTATGCGGTAGGTAAGATTCCGGGAGGATTTAATAAGAGAGAAGGAAAGGCATCCGAACATGCAGTTCTTACTTCTCGTGTAATTGACCGTCCAATGCGTCCGTTATTCCCTAAAGATTATAGAAATGATGTAACATTGAATAATCTGGTTATGGCAGTGGATCCTAATTGTTCACCAGAAGTAACAGCAATGCTTGGCGCTTCTGTTGCAACATCTATTTCAGATATTCCATTTGATGGTCCGATCGCCGGAACAAGAATTGGTCTTATTGACGGTGAGTTTATCGTGAACCCTACAGCGGATCAGCAGTTAGTTTCTGATCTTGCACTTACAGTTGCTTCTACAGCCGAGAAGGTTATTATGATCGAAGCTGGTGCGAATGAGGTTCCGGAAGATAAGATGATTGAAGCTATCTTCAAGGCACATGAAGTAAATAAAGAAGTTATTAAGTTTATTGACCGTATTGTAGAAGAATGTGGTAAAGAAAAGCATGAATACGAACATGTAGATACACCGGAAGATTTATGGGATGATATGGTATCCTTTATTACACCGGAAGCGATGGAAGAAGCAGTATTTACCGATGTAAAACAGGTTCGTGAAGAGAATATCCGACAGATTAAAGAAAAACTGGAAGAGCGTTATGCAGAGGAACACGAAGACTGGCTTCCATTAATTGATGATGCCGTTTATAAGTTCCAGAAGAAGACCGTTCGAAAGATGATCTTAAAGGATCATAAGCGTCCAGATGGTCGTGCAATCAATGAAATCCGTCCACTTGCTGCTGAGATTGATCTTTTACCTAGAGTACATGGTTCAGGTATGTTTACCCGCGGACAGACACAGATTATGACAATTACAACATTAGCACCATTATCTGAAGCACAGAAGATTGACGGTCTTGATGCAAATGTAACATCGAAGAGATATATGCATCATTATAATTTCCCTAGCTACTCTGTAGGTGAAACAAAGCCTAGTCGTGGTCCGGGACGTCGTGAAATCGGACATGGTGCGTTAGCAGAAAGGGCATTAGTTCCAGTACTTCCTAGTGAAGATGAATTCCCATATGCTATTCGTACTGTTTCTGAGACATTAGAATCTAATGGTTCTACTTCTCAGGCAAGTATCTGTGCTTCTACTTTATCTTTGATGGCAGCCGGTGTTCCGATCAAGAAACCAGTTGCAGGTATTTCTACAGGTCTTGTAACAGGAGACAGTGATGATGATTACATTGTACTGACAGATATTCAGGGATTAGAAGACTTCTTCGGAGATATGGACTTTAAGGTTGCAGGTACACATGATGGTATTACAGCAATCCAGATGGATATTAAGATTCATGGATTGACACCGGACATTATCCGCGAAGCAATTTCACGTACAAAAGAAGCTCGTGAACATATCCTTACTAATGTTATGGAACCAGTGATTTCTACACCAAGAGATCATGTTGGAGAATATGCTCCAAAGATCATGCAGATGCATGTAGATCCAGATAAGATCAGTGAGATTATTGGAAAACAGGGTAAAACAATCAATGCAATTATTGATGAAACTGGTGTAAAGATTGATATTAATGATGAAGGAAGAGTAGACATCTGTGGAGTAGATCAGGCTATGATCGACAGAGCGATGGAAATTATTCGTCTTATTGTAGAACCAGTAGAAGCAGGTAAAATTTATGAAGGAGAAGTAGTCCGTATTATGAACTTTGGTGCATTTGTGCAGTTGGCTCCTAATAAAGATGGTCTGATTCATATCTCCAAGCTTTCTAAAGAAAGAGTAGAGAAGGTAGAAGACGTTGTTAATATTGGTGATAAAGTAAAAGTAAAAGTTCTTGAAATTGATAAGATGGGAAGAATTAATCTTGCACTTCGTGAGATCATCAAATAA
- a CDS encoding restriction endonuclease, producing the protein MSPAKFEQFSRALLTKMGVQFTSKSIQISNDGGIEAMNKYQADYGVFITNSRFTNQAREAARAGTPITLIDGNDLIRLVIRYELFITPVTTYVLDEFYLDE; encoded by the coding sequence ATGTCTCCAGCTAAATTCGAACAGTTCTCAAGAGCATTACTTACTAAAATGGGAGTACAGTTCACGAGTAAAAGCATCCAAATCTCAAATGACGGAGGGATTGAAGCAATGAATAAATATCAGGCAGATTATGGTGTTTTCATAACTAATAGCCGATTTACAAATCAGGCGAGAGAAGCTGCGAGAGCAGGGACACCGATTACTTTAATTGATGGGAATGATTTGATAAGGTTGGTTATACGGTATGAATTGTTTATTACGCCGGTGACGACGTATGTGTTGGATGAGTTTTATTTAGATGAGTAA
- a CDS encoding GntR family transcriptional regulator, producing the protein MKEPQLLQTKAYDYLINLIKKGELETDKIYSLNQLAREAGFSKTPFRDAVLRLEQERYIDILPSRGFTLHKMSKEDIIETYQMRNAIEIYCSKQLALHLDTPRGQEYFNKLSTKIELQKEIRNTTHSEEDFGRKDYEFHRSIVQYVDNESMLEIYRRFMYRIFWLTVTSFSQKGRMDETINEHISLLNMIQAQDLTALEKLIMHHLDVPQKITLSLI; encoded by the coding sequence ATGAAGGAACCACAATTACTACAGACAAAAGCTTATGATTATTTAATTAATCTAATCAAAAAGGGTGAATTAGAAACAGATAAAATTTATTCTTTAAATCAGCTTGCTAGAGAGGCAGGATTTTCAAAAACTCCATTTCGTGATGCTGTATTGCGTCTTGAACAGGAACGTTATATCGACATTCTTCCAAGCCGAGGCTTTACTCTCCATAAAATGTCCAAAGAAGATATTATTGAAACATATCAGATGAGGAATGCTATTGAAATATACTGTTCTAAACAACTTGCTCTCCACTTAGATACTCCTCGCGGACAGGAATATTTTAATAAGCTTTCTACTAAAATAGAACTTCAAAAAGAGATACGAAACACAACACATTCTGAAGAAGACTTCGGTCGGAAAGATTATGAGTTTCATCGAAGTATTGTGCAATATGTAGATAATGAATCCATGTTAGAAATCTATCGCCGTTTTATGTACCGTATATTCTGGCTGACAGTTACTTCCTTTTCTCAAAAAGGCCGAATGGATGAGACAATCAATGAACACATTTCCTTATTAAATATGATACAGGCACAGGACTTAACCGCACTTGAAAAACTCATCATGCATCACCTTGATGTGCCTCAAAAAATTACATTAAGTTTAATTTAA
- a CDS encoding cyclase family protein, with product MFMFLSHPLDPEGYAWPGEPVVKTTQCTDVSDDCPFCSFVSELPNHCGTHMDAPRHFVKDGLSINDLSIDYFCHTEVALLEIPKGPAEGIYKEDLEPFADILSKVSFALIRTGMEKYRETDQNTYQNEGSYIAPSAGDYLTENFPNLKGVGMDFLAIGSASSKCPEGELPPDCHRHMLGYYTGKFVTGVEDMHLADIPKGAKIKRFFNAPLLIKGLDSSQVVCIAEIE from the coding sequence ATGTTTATGTTTTTATCACACCCATTAGATCCAGAAGGTTATGCATGGCCAGGAGAACCTGTTGTAAAGACAACACAGTGTACAGATGTTTCCGATGACTGTCCATTCTGCAGTTTTGTATCTGAACTGCCAAACCATTGTGGAACACATATGGATGCACCAAGACATTTTGTAAAAGACGGACTTAGTATCAATGATCTTTCTATTGATTATTTCTGCCATACAGAAGTTGCACTTTTGGAGATTCCAAAAGGACCGGCAGAAGGTATTTATAAAGAAGATTTAGAACCATTTGCAGATATTTTATCTAAAGTTTCTTTTGCATTAATCCGTACAGGAATGGAAAAATATAGAGAGACAGATCAGAATACATATCAGAATGAAGGTTCCTACATTGCTCCAAGTGCAGGAGATTACTTGACAGAGAATTTCCCTAATTTAAAAGGTGTTGGAATGGACTTCTTAGCAATTGGTTCTGCTTCATCCAAATGTCCAGAAGGAGAATTACCACCAGATTGTCATAGACATATGCTTGGATATTATACAGGTAAGTTCGTTACAGGTGTAGAAGACATGCATTTGGCAGACATACCAAAGGGAGCAAAAATTAAGAGATTTTTCAATGCTCCATTACTTATCAAAGGATTAGACTCCAGTCAGGTAGTATGTATTGCGGAGATTGAATAA
- a CDS encoding four-carbon acid sugar kinase family protein: MALSIDVLSSYPPVQEAEVDKVLAEEIRDNEKKIVVLDDDPTGVQTVHDISVYTNWEKASIEQGFAEENKLFYILTNSRGFTAAQTEKAHKEIAEVVDQVAKETGKEYLFISRSDSTLRGHYPLETTILKDEYEKNTGKKIDGEVLCPFFKEGGRFTIDDVHYVQYDDTLVPAAETEFAKDKTFGYTVSNLKEYVEEKTQGAYKKENVTAISLENIRELNYDKIEEQLLAVEDFNKVIVNAIDYVDVKIFCVALFRAMKKGKNFMFRTAAAIVKVMGGVSNQPLLTREQMVVKETDNGGIIVVGSHTDKTTRQMEKLRENKDIAFVELNATLVNNEAAFAEEVERCLALEEEYISSGKSVCVYTTRVLITADTGDKEDDLRLSVRISDAVQSLVGRLTVTPSFVIAKGGITSSDVGTKALAVTRANVLGQIRPGIPVWQTGTESKFPLTPYVIFPGNVGGDTTLKEAVEILMKTK; encoded by the coding sequence ATGGCGTTATCAATTGATGTATTAAGTTCCTATCCGCCAGTGCAGGAAGCGGAAGTAGATAAGGTGTTGGCAGAAGAGATTCGTGATAACGAGAAGAAAATCGTTGTATTGGATGATGACCCTACAGGTGTACAGACCGTTCATGATATTTCTGTTTATACGAATTGGGAGAAGGCAAGCATTGAACAGGGATTTGCTGAGGAGAATAAACTTTTTTACATATTAACGAATTCCAGAGGATTTACAGCTGCACAGACAGAAAAAGCACATAAGGAGATTGCAGAAGTAGTAGATCAGGTAGCAAAAGAAACGGGAAAGGAATACCTTTTTATCAGTAGAAGTGATTCTACATTAAGAGGACATTATCCGTTAGAAACAACTATTTTAAAAGATGAATATGAAAAGAACACTGGTAAAAAGATAGATGGTGAAGTGTTATGTCCATTTTTTAAAGAGGGGGGACGTTTTACGATTGATGACGTGCATTATGTACAGTATGATGACACGCTTGTACCAGCAGCTGAGACAGAATTTGCAAAAGATAAAACTTTTGGATATACCGTCTCTAATCTAAAGGAATATGTTGAGGAGAAGACGCAGGGAGCATATAAAAAGGAGAATGTTACAGCGATTTCTTTGGAGAATATTCGTGAACTGAATTATGATAAGATAGAAGAACAGCTTTTAGCGGTAGAAGATTTTAATAAAGTTATCGTGAATGCGATTGATTATGTCGATGTAAAGATTTTCTGCGTAGCACTTTTTAGAGCTATGAAAAAGGGAAAGAACTTTATGTTCCGTACTGCTGCTGCAATTGTAAAGGTAATGGGTGGTGTCAGTAATCAGCCGTTATTGACAAGAGAGCAGATGGTTGTAAAAGAGACGGATAACGGTGGAATTATCGTAGTAGGTTCTCATACCGACAAAACAACCAGACAGATGGAAAAACTAAGAGAGAATAAAGACATTGCTTTTGTTGAACTTAATGCAACACTTGTAAATAATGAAGCAGCATTTGCTGAAGAAGTAGAAAGATGTCTTGCATTAGAAGAAGAATATATTTCATCTGGTAAGTCAGTTTGTGTTTATACTACAAGAGTGTTAATCACAGCAGATACCGGAGATAAGGAAGATGATTTGAGACTTTCTGTACGAATTTCTGATGCAGTACAGTCCTTAGTTGGCAGACTTACAGTAACACCAAGTTTTGTTATTGCAAAGGGGGGAATTACTTCATCCGATGTAGGAACAAAGGCACTTGCTGTTACAAGAGCGAATGTTTTAGGTCAGATTCGACCGGGTATTCCAGTGTGGCAGACAGGTACAGAAAGTAAGTTTCCATTAACACCATATGTTATTTTCCCTGGTAATGTAGGTGGAGATACTACTTTAAAAGAAGCTGTAGAGATTTTAATGAAAACAAAGTAG
- the garR gene encoding 2-hydroxy-3-oxopropionate reductase: MSRVGFIGLGIMGKPMAKNLLKAGIDLMVCDLNEQAVKEVVECGAQASSYREIGEKCDIVFLILPNGDISKSVLFDEGGVAQTLTAGKVICDMSSVTPVESKECFAGLEKIGVGFVDSPVSGGEPGAVNGTLAFMAGGRQEDFDKLMPYYNIMGSSAVLIGDSGSGSVTKLANQIIVNNTIAIVSEAFVMATKAGADPVKVYEAIRGGLAGSAVLDAKIPMIVERNFVPGGKISINHKDIKNVVNTAHAIDVPIPYSAQLYEILQTLKIHGHMNDDHGGIVQYFEALADIQVKKKD, encoded by the coding sequence ATGAGTAGAGTTGGTTTTATTGGTCTTGGTATTATGGGTAAGCCAATGGCTAAGAATTTGTTAAAAGCAGGAATTGATTTAATGGTCTGTGATCTTAATGAGCAGGCGGTGAAAGAAGTCGTAGAATGTGGTGCACAGGCATCATCCTATCGTGAGATTGGTGAGAAGTGCGATATTGTTTTTCTTATTTTACCAAATGGTGATATTTCAAAAAGTGTACTATTTGATGAAGGCGGTGTGGCACAGACTTTAACAGCAGGTAAAGTTATCTGTGATATGAGTTCAGTAACTCCAGTAGAATCAAAAGAATGTTTTGCAGGTCTTGAGAAGATTGGAGTTGGATTTGTAGATTCTCCTGTATCTGGTGGAGAACCGGGAGCAGTAAATGGAACACTTGCATTTATGGCAGGGGGAAGACAGGAAGATTTTGATAAACTGATGCCATATTATAATATTATGGGAAGTTCTGCGGTACTAATTGGAGATAGCGGAAGTGGTTCTGTTACTAAGCTGGCAAACCAGATTATTGTAAATAATACGATTGCCATAGTGTCGGAAGCATTCGTAATGGCAACGAAGGCAGGGGCTGATCCAGTAAAGGTATATGAAGCAATTCGTGGTGGTCTTGCAGGAAGTGCAGTACTTGATGCAAAGATTCCTATGATTGTAGAGCGTAACTTTGTACCAGGAGGAAAGATTTCTATTAATCATAAAGATATTAAAAATGTTGTGAACACAGCACATGCGATTGATGTGCCGATTCCATATTCTGCGCAGCTTTATGAGATTTTACAGACATTGAAGATTCATGGACATATGAATGATGATCATGGCGGAATTGTACAGTATTTTGAAGCACTTGCAGATATTCAGGTTAAAAAGAAAGATTAA
- a CDS encoding ROK family glucokinase, whose translation MKYCFGVDVGGTTVKLGLFTVEGELLDKWEIKTYTENEGERILPDVTKAIKEKIAEKKLAADEICGIGVGVPAPVDKNGAIERAANVGWKAKEIKKELEELTGYPCVIGNDANVAALGEMWKGAGEGEKDLIMVTLGTGVGGGIIIDGHPVVGAHGAGGEIGHITVRNDETETCGCGRKGCLEQYASATGLVRLTKRYFEKNAKNSILNKKEITAKEVFDAAKAGDEAALEITEEFGAYLGQALVNLAATVDPAVFVIGGGVSKAGDILLDIVRKYFYDHAFYGNQKTKILLATLGNDAGIYGAAKQVL comes from the coding sequence ATGAAATATTGTTTTGGTGTAGATGTAGGAGGAACAACTGTAAAACTTGGTCTTTTCACAGTGGAAGGAGAACTTCTTGATAAATGGGAGATTAAGACTTACACAGAAAACGAAGGAGAACGTATTCTGCCAGATGTTACAAAAGCAATTAAGGAAAAGATTGCAGAAAAAAAACTCGCAGCAGACGAAATTTGTGGAATCGGTGTGGGTGTTCCGGCACCTGTTGATAAAAATGGAGCAATTGAACGTGCAGCAAATGTAGGCTGGAAGGCAAAAGAAATAAAGAAAGAATTAGAAGAACTTACCGGTTATCCATGCGTTATCGGAAACGATGCGAATGTAGCTGCACTTGGTGAAATGTGGAAGGGCGCCGGAGAAGGAGAAAAAGATCTGATTATGGTTACGCTTGGAACAGGAGTTGGCGGCGGAATTATTATTGATGGTCATCCAGTAGTCGGTGCTCATGGAGCCGGAGGAGAAATCGGACATATCACAGTAAGAAATGATGAGACAGAAACATGCGGATGTGGAAGAAAAGGATGCCTTGAACAGTACGCTTCTGCGACAGGCCTCGTTCGACTTACAAAAAGATATTTCGAGAAAAATGCAAAAAACAGTATCTTAAATAAAAAAGAAATTACAGCAAAAGAAGTATTTGATGCGGCGAAAGCAGGGGATGAAGCAGCATTAGAAATTACGGAAGAATTTGGTGCTTATCTTGGGCAGGCATTAGTAAATTTAGCTGCAACAGTTGACCCGGCAGTATTTGTTATCGGTGGCGGTGTATCAAAAGCAGGGGATATTCTTTTAGATATCGTAAGAAAGTATTTCTACGACCATGCATTTTATGGAAATCAGAAAACTAAAATTTTACTTGCAACACTTGGAAACGATGCTGGAATTTACGGAGCAGCAAAACAGGTGCTTTAA
- the hydE gene encoding [FeFe] hydrogenase H-cluster radical SAM maturase HydE has protein sequence MDISKKLVETHSLSKEECLELFSLFDVPESMEYIKEEAVKIRKKYYGTKVFTRGLIEFTNYCKNNCYYCGIRRDNRNIERYRLTEKEILDCCANGEKLGFRTFVLQGGEDPWYTEERIADIVRKIKKAHPDCAITLSVGEKSKETYQTWKKAGADRYLLRHETANEEHYHMLHPDSMYLSNRKKCLYELKELGYQVGAGFMVGSPGQTWEHLAEDLVFLQELQPQMVGIGPFIPHHDTRFANEKAGSVDLTLKLLSVLRLLLPKVLLPATTALGTLDPLGREKGLSAGANVVMPNLSPVENRKQYELYDNKICTGDEAAKCKNCLSARVRSAGYELVVDRGDYIG, from the coding sequence ATGGATATTTCAAAAAAACTTGTAGAAACACACTCTCTGAGTAAAGAAGAATGTTTAGAACTGTTTTCTTTGTTTGATGTTCCAGAAAGCATGGAGTATATAAAAGAAGAAGCAGTAAAGATTCGTAAAAAATACTATGGAACGAAGGTATTTACAAGGGGACTAATCGAATTTACAAATTATTGCAAAAATAATTGTTATTATTGTGGAATCAGAAGAGATAATCGGAATATAGAGCGATATCGTCTCACTGAAAAAGAAATTCTTGACTGCTGTGCCAATGGAGAGAAACTTGGATTTCGTACATTTGTGCTGCAAGGTGGAGAAGACCCATGGTATACAGAAGAACGAATTGCAGATATTGTTAGAAAGATAAAAAAAGCACATCCAGATTGTGCAATTACATTGTCTGTAGGGGAAAAGTCTAAAGAAACATATCAGACATGGAAGAAAGCTGGAGCAGATCGTTACCTGCTTCGCCATGAAACGGCGAATGAAGAACATTATCATATGCTGCATCCGGATAGTATGTATCTTTCTAATCGAAAAAAATGTTTATATGAATTAAAAGAGCTTGGCTATCAGGTAGGAGCCGGTTTTATGGTCGGTTCACCAGGACAGACATGGGAGCATCTGGCAGAAGATTTGGTTTTTTTACAGGAATTACAGCCACAGATGGTCGGAATCGGTCCGTTTATTCCGCATCATGATACCAGGTTTGCAAATGAAAAAGCAGGAAGTGTAGATTTAACATTAAAATTATTATCGGTACTTCGATTGTTATTACCGAAAGTATTACTTCCGGCAACAACAGCACTTGGAACGTTAGATCCATTAGGAAGAGAAAAAGGTCTTAGTGCAGGAGCGAACGTAGTAATGCCAAATCTTTCTCCAGTAGAAAATCGAAAGCAGTATGAGCTTTATGATAACAAGATATGTACAGGAGATGAGGCAGCTAAATGTAAAAACTGTCTGTCTGCCCGAGTGCGTTCTGCCGGGTACGAACTGGTTGTGGACAGAGGCGATTATATTGGTTAG
- a CDS encoding PspC domain-containing protein, with protein sequence MENKLYKSSLDKKICGVCGGFAEFFGIDATLIRLLVVLFTLAGGSGVLFYIVAALIMPDEPNYY encoded by the coding sequence ATGGAGAACAAACTTTATAAATCATCATTAGACAAAAAAATTTGTGGTGTATGCGGAGGTTTTGCAGAATTTTTCGGAATTGATGCAACATTAATTCGTCTGCTTGTTGTTCTTTTTACATTAGCCGGAGGATCTGGTGTATTATTTTATATCGTAGCCGCGTTAATTATGCCAGATGAACCGAACTATTATTAA
- a CDS encoding D-alanyl-D-alanine carboxypeptidase family protein, with the protein MKKKLTGIVVLLLLFFAMPLQGQAKVKAPKKQCHAYAVMDAGSGEVLFGQKANKKIYPASTAKLMTAIVCVEKGNVNSVIKTKSDVVYRTTPGTYSLGIGAGVKYTFKDLLHMSLMSSAADATDSLAVGVFGSKKACVEAMNEKCKELGLKKTHFDNPVGSDIGAGFNETYASAKEMAEICRYAMAMPLIRSTVAKAHYHTQKGGMDINTTNWFLKGMAYYDHDAYKVIGSKSGTTNAAGHVFIATATDDEGHELICAYFGNVSKESTFASIRSLFDYAFKSYKKGKITLTPSNYDVRSSKKYGDVYSEYSALHCYPVQNNGLFDPNKAITRSQLGTMLGAIDSLKDNPALTAFITENANGTVSTVRFAQLIQELYPVAIADNKIEEALSACTGIENISEEAREAYASFVSGTLAVDDSCKAGNQLITRGQALLIADKLADYQMNYLAEHTQTQKAEVRQISGEDGTITLPAMSYTTFNKKWADSLAEQKEIQEELSQTTTQNQKKNDSDKK; encoded by the coding sequence ATGAAAAAGAAATTAACAGGAATCGTAGTATTGCTTTTATTGTTTTTTGCAATGCCGTTACAGGGACAGGCAAAAGTAAAAGCACCGAAAAAACAGTGCCATGCATATGCAGTGATGGATGCAGGTTCAGGAGAAGTTCTTTTTGGACAAAAAGCTAACAAAAAGATTTATCCGGCAAGTACCGCTAAGCTTATGACAGCAATTGTTTGTGTAGAGAAGGGAAATGTAAATTCTGTTATTAAAACAAAGTCCGATGTAGTATATCGCACAACACCGGGTACATACAGTCTGGGAATCGGAGCCGGCGTAAAATACACTTTCAAAGATTTATTACATATGAGTCTTATGTCTTCTGCTGCAGATGCGACAGATTCTTTGGCGGTTGGTGTATTTGGTTCAAAAAAAGCCTGCGTAGAGGCAATGAATGAGAAATGTAAAGAACTTGGGTTAAAGAAAACACATTTCGATAATCCGGTTGGTTCTGATATTGGGGCAGGATTTAACGAAACGTATGCCAGCGCAAAAGAAATGGCGGAAATTTGCCGTTATGCAATGGCAATGCCATTAATTCGAAGCACTGTAGCTAAGGCGCATTACCATACGCAAAAAGGCGGTATGGATATTAACACGACGAACTGGTTTTTAAAAGGAATGGCATATTATGACCATGATGCTTATAAAGTTATCGGTTCAAAATCCGGTACAACTAATGCTGCCGGTCATGTATTTATCGCAACAGCAACAGATGATGAAGGACATGAACTAATCTGTGCATATTTTGGAAATGTGAGCAAGGAAAGCACATTTGCCTCGATCAGAAGTTTATTTGATTATGCATTTAAGAGCTATAAAAAGGGGAAAATTACTTTAACACCAAGTAATTATGATGTGAGAAGTTCTAAAAAATATGGAGATGTTTACAGTGAATATTCTGCACTGCATTGCTACCCGGTACAAAATAACGGACTTTTTGACCCAAATAAAGCGATTACAAGAAGTCAGCTTGGTACGATGTTAGGTGCGATAGACTCCCTTAAGGATAATCCAGCATTAACCGCTTTTATTACAGAAAATGCAAATGGAACGGTTAGCACAGTACGATTTGCACAGTTAATTCAGGAATTGTATCCGGTGGCGATCGCAGATAATAAGATAGAAGAAGCATTGTCAGCTTGTACCGGAATAGAGAATATAAGCGAAGAAGCAAGAGAAGCGTATGCTTCTTTCGTATCAGGAACATTAGCGGTAGATGATTCCTGTAAAGCCGGTAATCAGCTTATCACAAGAGGACAGGCACTTTTGATTGCCGATAAACTTGCCGATTATCAGATGAATTATCTTGCAGAGCATACACAGACACAGAAGGCAGAAGTTCGCCAGATCTCCGGAGAGGATGGAACAATTACCCTGCCAGCAATGTCTTACACTACATTTAATAAAAAATGGGCGGACTCTCTTGCAGAACAAAAAGAAATACAGGAAGAACTGTCACAGACAACTACTCAGAATCAGAAAAAGAACGATTCAGACAAAAAGTGA
- a CDS encoding zinc dependent phospholipase C family protein, whose amino-acid sequence MPTTYTHYAYGQDVFNKLPEQIQKSIEPYMDYYNIGVHGPDILFYYHSYHKNSVNQYGIKVHHEPAREFFKRAFKVFQVQKNKRAACAYLAGFMTHFILDSTCHPYVRKRIKETGISHTEIETDWDFQVLQKAGEDLNHYKRACHVKNRKEIAMVIAPYFKKSAKQIRVSLFHMKLVINHIFRSGFGVKRAIAMMIGGYICPELEIHHHFIPREIHPGDKETCQHLWELYYGSQDLCVEMITKLYNALHSMDTSFCKEKRLSRDFS is encoded by the coding sequence ATGCCGACAACATATACACATTATGCATATGGGCAGGATGTTTTTAATAAACTTCCGGAACAGATACAAAAAAGTATAGAACCTTATATGGATTATTATAATATAGGAGTACATGGTCCGGATATATTATTTTATTATCATTCTTATCATAAAAACAGTGTAAATCAATATGGAATAAAAGTGCATCATGAACCCGCAAGAGAGTTCTTTAAAAGAGCTTTTAAAGTATTTCAGGTTCAGAAAAATAAAAGGGCTGCCTGCGCGTATCTTGCTGGCTTTATGACACATTTTATTCTGGACAGCACCTGTCATCCTTATGTAAGAAAGCGGATAAAAGAAACCGGAATCAGTCATACAGAAATCGAAACAGATTGGGATTTTCAGGTTTTACAGAAAGCTGGAGAGGATTTAAATCATTATAAAAGAGCCTGTCATGTAAAAAACAGGAAGGAGATCGCAATGGTGATCGCACCGTATTTTAAAAAATCTGCGAAACAAATACGGGTAAGCCTTTTTCATATGAAGCTGGTAATTAATCACATATTTCGTTCTGGATTTGGAGTCAAAAGAGCAATCGCAATGATGATTGGTGGATATATATGTCCGGAATTAGAGATACATCATCATTTTATTCCAAGGGAGATACATCCGGGTGATAAGGAAACCTGTCAGCATTTATGGGAACTTTATTATGGAAGCCAGGATCTATGTGTGGAGATGATAACAAAGCTTTATAATGCTTTACATAGTATGGATACTTCTTTTTGCAAGGAAAAGAGATTGTCTAGAGACTTTTCATAG